A genomic stretch from Cloacibacterium caeni includes:
- a CDS encoding alpha-amylase family glycosyl hydrolase, translating into MKKIVLASALAFLASCASQNTTTPSSFDWKGANVYFAVTDRFNNGNPDNDVNFNRTEKAAFLRGFEGGDIRGVIQKIDEGYFNKLGINAIWLTPIVEQIHGATDEGTGLTYAFHGYWTKDWTALDPNFGTEEDLKELVEKAHQNGIRIVLDAVINHTGPVTYADPEYPNKWVRTEPQCTYNSFEMTTACTLVKNLPDVITESDENVGLPPMLEQKWRKEGRYEKEMSELNVFFVKTGFPRAPKYYIMKWLADYIVKYGIDGYRMDTLKHTNEDVWKDFKKVCDLAFAEYKLNNPKKILDNSPFFTIGELYGYGISQKKLYDFGDKKVNYYQNGLNSLINFDFKGDANKSYEEIFSNYDQILHADLSENTVMNYISSHDDGDPFDKERKRNYEAGTKLLLTPGISQVYYGDETARKLIVEGAIGDANLRSNMNWDEVKNNPETQKALTHWQKLGQFRRNHAAIGAGKHQMVSNSPYWFTRTYKDDKVLVGLDLNPGVKEVSVTGIFENGTRLRDAYSGKTAKVTNGKVSIDSEFGIVLYEKL; encoded by the coding sequence ATGAAAAAAATAGTTTTAGCTTCCGCGTTAGCTTTTTTAGCAAGTTGCGCATCACAAAATACCACAACTCCATCATCATTTGATTGGAAAGGAGCCAATGTATATTTCGCAGTGACCGATAGATTCAACAATGGAAATCCTGACAATGACGTCAATTTCAATAGAACCGAAAAAGCAGCTTTTTTAAGAGGTTTCGAAGGTGGCGATATAAGAGGTGTTATTCAAAAAATAGACGAAGGTTATTTCAATAAATTAGGAATTAACGCAATTTGGCTTACTCCAATTGTAGAACAAATTCACGGCGCTACAGACGAAGGAACAGGTCTTACTTATGCTTTTCATGGATATTGGACAAAAGATTGGACCGCTCTTGACCCAAACTTTGGAACTGAAGAAGATTTAAAAGAATTGGTAGAAAAAGCGCACCAAAACGGAATAAGAATCGTATTAGATGCGGTGATTAATCACACTGGTCCCGTTACTTATGCAGACCCAGAATATCCTAACAAATGGGTAAGAACAGAACCACAATGTACTTACAATTCTTTTGAAATGACCACTGCTTGTACTTTGGTTAAAAATTTACCAGATGTAATTACAGAAAGTGATGAAAATGTAGGACTTCCGCCAATGTTAGAACAAAAATGGAGAAAAGAAGGCCGTTACGAAAAAGAAATGTCTGAACTGAATGTATTTTTCGTGAAAACTGGATTTCCGAGAGCGCCAAAATATTACATTATGAAATGGCTTGCTGATTATATCGTAAAATATGGAATTGATGGTTACAGAATGGACACCCTGAAACACACTAATGAAGACGTTTGGAAAGATTTCAAAAAAGTTTGCGACCTTGCTTTTGCTGAATATAAATTAAACAATCCTAAAAAAATTCTAGACAACTCACCATTCTTCACCATTGGAGAACTTTATGGTTACGGAATTTCTCAGAAAAAATTGTATGATTTTGGGGACAAAAAAGTTAATTATTACCAAAACGGATTGAATTCTTTAATTAATTTCGATTTCAAAGGAGATGCCAATAAATCTTATGAAGAAATCTTCAGCAATTATGATCAAATTTTGCACGCAGACCTTTCTGAAAATACTGTAATGAACTATATTTCTTCTCACGATGACGGTGATCCTTTTGACAAAGAAAGAAAAAGAAATTACGAAGCGGGAACCAAACTTCTACTCACTCCGGGAATTTCGCAAGTTTATTACGGCGACGAAACCGCTAGAAAATTAATCGTGGAAGGTGCAATTGGCGATGCCAACCTAAGAAGCAATATGAATTGGGACGAGGTGAAAAACAATCCTGAAACCCAAAAAGCATTAACACACTGGCAAAAACTAGGTCAGTTCCGTAGAAATCACGCAGCAATAGGCGCTGGAAAACATCAGATGGTTTCTAATTCACCGTATTGGTTTACCAGAACTTATAAAGACGACAAAGTTTTAGTAGGTTTGGACTTAAATCCTGGCGTAAAGGAAGTTTCTGTAACAGGAATTTTCGAGAACGGAACAAGATTAAGAGACGCTTATAGTGGAAAAACTGCAAAAGTTACCAACGGAAAAGTTTCCATAGATTCAGAATTTGGCATAGTTTTGTATGAAAAATTATAA
- a CDS encoding TlpA family protein disulfide reductase, translating into MKKFILLFALLIFGWGVSQQVPKVLKTKFSKEALAQKVTDINGKTISISKILEQNKGKIVVFDLWASWCRDCLKAMPKAKELEDKNPNVKFIFLSLDRNEEAWKKGLEKHEMTQKENYWFHVGWKNDFNNYIDLNWIPRYLIVNQKSGIAKYYAISPDDPEIQKTIDDLSD; encoded by the coding sequence ATGAAAAAGTTCATCCTATTGTTTGCGCTTCTCATCTTTGGATGGGGAGTCTCGCAACAAGTTCCAAAAGTTTTGAAAACCAAATTTTCTAAAGAAGCTTTAGCTCAAAAAGTAACCGACATCAATGGTAAAACCATCAGTATTTCTAAAATTTTAGAGCAAAATAAAGGAAAAATTGTGGTGTTTGATTTATGGGCAAGTTGGTGTAGAGACTGTCTAAAAGCAATGCCAAAAGCTAAGGAATTAGAAGATAAAAACCCGAATGTGAAGTTTATTTTCCTTTCTCTAGACCGAAACGAAGAAGCTTGGAAGAAAGGATTAGAAAAACATGAAATGACTCAAAAAGAAAATTATTGGTTTCATGTAGGTTGGAAAAATGATTTTAATAACTATATAGACCTCAACTGGATTCCGAGATACTTAATTGTGAATCAAAAATCTGGAATTGCTAAATATTACGCGATTTCTCCAGATGATCCAGAGATTCAGAAAACGATAGACGATTTATCTGACTAA
- a CDS encoding IS3 family transposase (programmed frameshift): MENREKTVEKRTQQDYTMAFKLGIVSRVEKGEFTYKQAQQHYGIQGRSTVLVWLRKYGNLDWSKPTIHTMLQSKETPAEKIKRLEKELADEKLKTKVLNMMIDISDKQYGTQIRKKFYAQTVRQLQEKGLSLSKICRLFGISRQAIYQQRQRLCVREKELEKVKQFVEEIRLEQPRIGTRKLYYLLKNKFKLEKIKIGRDALFNYLRRENLLIYPKKRYTRTTFSKHWLRKHPNLLKTTCLKRKEQVFVSDITYIKTKTNVCYLSLVTDAYSRKIMGYELSENMNAENVVKALKMAVKNRTTHLPLIHHSDRGLQYCSEVYQKVLVENKIKPSMTDGYDCYQNALAERINGILKQEFLIYKCKNIQDLKQMVKESIYIYNNKRPHLSLKMKTPETIHKKSGKSISSGLVF; the protein is encoded by the exons ATGGAAAATCGAGAGAAGACAGTAGAAAAGCGTACACAACAAGATTACACAATGGCTTTTAAATTAGGTATTGTAAGCCGTGTAGAAAAGGGCGAATTCACTTACAAACAGGCACAACAACATTACGGTATCCAAGGTAGAAGCACCGTTTTGGTTTGGCTCAGAAAATATGGTAATTTAGATTGGAGCAAACCCACCATTCATACCATGTTACAATCCAAAGAAACACCCGCCGAAAAGATTAAAAGATTAGAGAAAGAATTAGCTGATGAGAAACTGAAAACCAAAGTTCTCAATATGATGATTGATATCTCCGACAAGCAATACGGCACACAGATCCGAAAAAAGT TTTACGCCCAAACAGTCAGACAACTCCAAGAAAAAGGATTGAGTTTATCCAAAATCTGCAGATTGTTTGGGATAAGCAGACAAGCCATTTACCAGCAGCGCCAAAGATTATGTGTTCGGGAAAAAGAATTGGAGAAAGTTAAACAATTCGTTGAGGAGATTCGTTTAGAACAGCCCAGAATAGGAACAAGAAAACTTTATTATTTGCTTAAAAATAAGTTCAAGCTTGAAAAGATAAAAATAGGCAGAGATGCGCTGTTCAATTATTTACGAAGAGAAAACCTGCTTATTTATCCTAAGAAAAGATATACAAGAACAACTTTCTCCAAACACTGGCTCAGAAAACACCCCAACCTTTTGAAAACGACTTGCCTAAAAAGAAAAGAACAGGTATTTGTAAGCGATATCACTTATATAAAAACCAAAACGAATGTCTGTTATTTATCTTTGGTTACGGATGCTTACAGCAGAAAAATAATGGGTTACGAATTAAGTGAAAATATGAATGCTGAAAATGTAGTCAAAGCTCTGAAAATGGCCGTTAAAAACAGAACAACACATCTTCCGCTTATTCATCACTCAGACAGGGGATTGCAATATTGCTCAGAAGTGTATCAGAAAGTACTTGTTGAAAACAAAATAAAACCCTCAATGACAGATGGCTATGATTGTTATCAAAATGCTTTGGCAGAAAGAATAAACGGAATATTGAAGCAGGAATTTTTAATTTATAAATGCAAAAACATTCAGGATTTAAAACAAATGGTTAAAGAAAGTATTTATATTTACAACAACAAAAGACCACATCTTAGTCTGAAGATGAAAACCCCGGAAACAATCCACAAAAAATCCGGAAAATCAATATCTTCCGGATTGGTATTTTAA
- a CDS encoding DUF2461 domain-containing protein, which yields MQSSTLQFLRNLEKNNNRDWFNENKTLYQEAQQDVISFVEKLIEEMADFDEEMGKLEAKKSVFRIYRDTRFSKDKTPYKTNFGAGLGMGKGNKISGYYLHIEPGKSFLAGGVYKPEPSVLKTIRQEISAFGDEFKAILEQDEFRNYFRGLSVEDKLKKVPQGFEKDDKMAEYLKLKHFIVTHPVSDEQLLSENAVKEFTEIFKAMKPLNDFLQTPFI from the coding sequence ATGCAATCATCCACCCTTCAATTTCTTAGAAATTTAGAAAAGAATAACAACAGAGATTGGTTTAATGAAAATAAAACGCTTTATCAAGAAGCGCAACAAGATGTGATTTCTTTTGTGGAAAAATTAATTGAAGAAATGGCGGATTTTGATGAAGAAATGGGAAAATTAGAGGCTAAAAAATCTGTTTTTAGGATTTATAGAGATACAAGGTTTTCTAAAGATAAAACACCTTATAAAACCAACTTCGGAGCTGGTTTAGGAATGGGTAAAGGCAATAAAATTTCAGGATATTATTTGCATATAGAACCCGGAAAATCTTTTTTGGCAGGTGGCGTTTATAAGCCAGAACCATCAGTTTTAAAAACGATAAGACAAGAAATTTCTGCTTTTGGTGACGAGTTCAAAGCGATTTTAGAACAAGATGAGTTTAGAAATTATTTTCGTGGATTAAGTGTAGAAGATAAACTCAAAAAAGTGCCTCAAGGTTTTGAAAAAGATGATAAAATGGCTGAATATTTAAAACTCAAGCATTTTATCGTAACACATCCCGTCTCTGATGAGCAATTGCTCAGTGAAAATGCGGTTAAAGAATTTACCGAAATTTTCAAAGCCATGAAGCCGCTCAATGATTTTTTACAAACGCCTTTTATATAA
- a CDS encoding DEAD/DEAH box helicase has translation MNLFTESNLSPDLLKAIGELGYEQPTEIQKQTIPFILSDTRDLIALAATGTGKTAAFSLPILDMIDDASCKIQLLVLCPTRELCLQITKDIKNYTKYLPNLKTTAVYGGSSITDQIRSLREKPQIIVGTPGRVIDLIGRKALDFSEIHWLVLDEADEMLSMGFKDDLETILNETPSEKQTLLFSATMSKEVERITKNYLTNPHRISVGSINEVKKNIKHEYYVVGYRQKKEALKRLLDANPNQYSIIFCRTRMETQEVADFLMQNAYAADALHGDLSQAQRDTVMKKFRLKNIDILVATDVAARGLDVNSLTHVIHYSLPDDPEVFVHRSGRTGRAGKDGISMSLIKPEESRKLKQIKLSTKIEIVEKKIPTGEEIIKAQVEGVFEKLFTEHEDLFTFDDSLIPDLSAFSKEELVHQLLQLQLRDLALFYKDKKDLADQKFSNDRDDRGSRRDRDRDRGRDRDRGDRGDRRSDRDGGRERGGKPKRRNENMTRFFFNLGKRDNLKKMDMLEIINKATAKSKKRADIGDIEILEKFSFFEVEKSFKDEVLKGLQTQKFKGKDMRAEVAN, from the coding sequence ATGAATTTATTTACGGAATCCAATTTAAGTCCTGATTTATTGAAGGCAATTGGCGAACTCGGCTACGAACAGCCGACAGAAATCCAGAAACAGACTATTCCTTTTATCCTTTCGGATACTCGCGATCTCATCGCACTTGCGGCAACAGGAACAGGCAAAACAGCAGCATTTTCGCTTCCGATTCTGGATATGATAGACGACGCAAGTTGTAAAATCCAGTTATTAGTGCTTTGCCCTACTCGTGAACTTTGCCTTCAGATTACCAAAGACATTAAAAACTATACAAAGTACCTTCCTAACCTAAAAACTACCGCAGTTTATGGAGGAAGCAGTATTACAGACCAAATTCGTTCACTTCGTGAGAAACCACAAATTATTGTAGGAACTCCAGGACGTGTAATTGATTTAATTGGTAGAAAAGCTTTAGATTTTTCAGAAATCCATTGGCTCGTTTTAGACGAAGCTGATGAAATGCTTTCTATGGGTTTCAAAGATGATTTGGAAACTATTTTAAACGAAACTCCTTCTGAAAAACAAACGTTACTTTTCTCTGCTACGATGAGCAAAGAAGTAGAACGTATTACCAAAAATTATCTAACCAATCCACACAGAATTTCTGTAGGTTCTATTAACGAAGTTAAGAAAAACATTAAGCACGAATATTATGTGGTAGGCTACAGACAGAAAAAAGAAGCTCTAAAAAGATTATTGGATGCAAATCCTAATCAGTATTCTATTATTTTCTGTAGAACAAGAATGGAAACTCAAGAAGTTGCAGATTTCTTGATGCAAAATGCTTACGCAGCAGATGCACTTCACGGTGATTTATCTCAAGCGCAGAGAGATACGGTAATGAAAAAATTCCGTTTGAAAAACATTGATATTTTGGTTGCAACAGACGTAGCAGCTAGAGGTTTAGATGTAAATTCTCTTACGCACGTAATTCACTACTCGCTTCCAGATGATCCAGAAGTTTTCGTACACAGAAGTGGTAGAACAGGTAGAGCTGGTAAAGATGGTATTTCTATGTCTTTAATTAAACCTGAAGAATCTAGAAAACTAAAACAAATTAAACTTTCTACAAAAATTGAAATTGTAGAGAAGAAAATCCCAACGGGTGAAGAAATCATCAAAGCTCAAGTAGAAGGTGTTTTTGAAAAACTGTTTACAGAACACGAAGATTTATTTACTTTTGATGACAGCTTAATCCCTGATTTATCTGCATTCTCTAAAGAAGAATTGGTTCACCAATTATTACAATTACAATTAAGAGACTTAGCACTTTTCTACAAAGACAAAAAAGACTTGGCAGACCAAAAATTCTCAAACGATAGAGACGATAGAGGTAGCAGAAGAGACCGTGACAGAGATAGAGGAAGAGACAGAGATAGAGGTGACAGAGGTGATAGACGTTCTGACAGAGATGGTGGAAGAGAAAGAGGAGGAAAACCAAAACGAAGAAACGAAAACATGACCAGATTTTTCTTTAACCTTGGTAAAAGAGACAATTTAAAGAAAATGGACATGCTAGAAATCATCAATAAAGCTACGGCTAAATCTAAGAAACGTGCAGACATAGGTGATATAGAAATTCTAGAAAAATTCTCATTCTTCGAAGTTGAAAAATCTTTCAAAGATGAAGTTCTAAAAGGTTTACAAACTCAGAAATTCAAAGGAAAAGATATGCGCGCCGAAGTGGCCAACTAA
- a CDS encoding DUF2490 domain-containing protein has protein sequence MIRKFCIIFIFSFALFAKSQTNSSEHLSGFAVVSLNYKHNPKWNAYLELQERSIEDFSKPDYYEIKGGIGYNPNKSNQFFVGLGRYATYKENRIANEEFRIWLQHTYSINVDKLKIDNRIRLEKRFFHNAITDVNTNDERYRFRTALTLPLNSDKMAPKTIFANAFDELFIGPNGDLFKRNRIFGGVGYVFNSSVSTNLGYMWQRELNPNLRSLHFLYLAFNFTLDRAKLGHHEHYNVAD, from the coding sequence ATGATACGCAAATTTTGCATTATCTTTATTTTTAGTTTTGCACTTTTCGCAAAATCTCAAACCAATAGTTCAGAACATCTTTCTGGTTTTGCTGTAGTTTCACTCAATTACAAACATAACCCAAAATGGAATGCTTACTTAGAATTGCAAGAACGTTCAATAGAAGATTTTAGCAAACCCGATTATTACGAAATCAAAGGAGGAATAGGTTATAATCCCAATAAAAGCAACCAATTTTTCGTAGGTTTAGGAAGATACGCAACCTACAAAGAAAACAGAATTGCCAATGAAGAATTCAGAATTTGGTTACAACACACTTATTCCATTAATGTAGATAAATTAAAGATTGACAATAGAATACGTCTCGAAAAACGTTTCTTTCATAACGCAATTACAGACGTAAATACTAATGACGAAAGATACAGATTCAGAACTGCATTAACACTGCCTCTTAACAGTGATAAAATGGCTCCAAAAACCATTTTTGCGAATGCTTTTGACGAGCTTTTCATTGGTCCAAATGGAGATTTATTTAAGAGAAATAGAATTTTCGGAGGTGTAGGATATGTATTTAATTCAAGCGTTTCTACCAATCTAGGCTATATGTGGCAAAGAGAACTTAATCCTAACCTTAGAAGCTTACATTTCTTGTATTTAGCATTTAATTTCACCTTAGACAGAGCTAAACTCGGGCATCATGAACATTACAACGTAGCAGATTAA
- a CDS encoding DUF47 domain-containing protein gives MGIGNIFRAFQPKDKIFFVLFEQVAEKLIDMSKEFHEGITDFDINDDTLLKKMSDYEHQMDDLTHEIFVQLGENFITPFDREDINYLAAGLDDIADYLFASAKYIYLYKSPEVKQYSELSLLIYKSCVEIQNAIKNLKEFANPKEVKESCIKINSYENIADDVLSQGIVDVFESNDPIKIIKVKSVLEYLEIVTDKAEDVANTIENIVIKYA, from the coding sequence ATGGGAATTGGAAACATTTTCAGAGCATTTCAACCAAAAGACAAAATTTTCTTTGTATTGTTTGAACAAGTAGCAGAAAAATTGATAGACATGTCAAAAGAATTTCACGAAGGAATTACAGATTTTGACATCAATGATGATACTTTGTTAAAAAAAATGAGTGATTACGAACATCAAATGGATGACCTTACTCACGAAATTTTTGTGCAATTAGGTGAAAACTTCATCACTCCTTTTGACAGAGAAGATATTAATTATCTTGCAGCTGGTTTAGATGACATCGCAGATTATTTATTTGCTTCAGCTAAATACATCTATTTGTATAAGAGCCCAGAAGTAAAACAATATTCAGAGCTTTCTTTATTGATTTACAAATCTTGTGTAGAAATTCAAAACGCGATTAAAAACTTAAAAGAGTTTGCAAATCCTAAAGAAGTTAAAGAATCTTGCATCAAAATTAATTCTTACGAAAACATTGCAGATGATGTATTGAGCCAAGGAATTGTAGATGTTTTTGAAAGCAATGACCCAATCAAAATCATTAAAGTAAAATCAGTTTTAGAATATCTAGAAATCGTAACTGATAAAGCGGAAGACGTAGCCAATACCATTGAAAACATTGTTATTAAATACGCATAA